ttaataacatcatcttaacAACATCATCTTAACAAtatcatcttaataacatcatcttaataacatcatcttaacaacatcatcttaataacatcatcttaataacatcatcttaataacatcatcgtaataacatcatcttaataacatcatcttaataacatcatcttaacaacatcatcttaataacatctTAATCTTAATAATCATCTTAATAACACCATCTTAacaacatcatcttaataacatcatcttaataacatcatcgtaataacatcatcttaataacatcatcttaacaacatcatcttaataacatcatcgtaataacatcatcttaataacatcatcttaataacatcatcttaataacatcatcttaacaacatcatcttaataacatcatcttaataacatcatcttaataacatcatcgtaataacatcatcttaataacatcatcttaataacatcatcttaataacatcatcttaacaacatcatcttaataacatcatcttaataacatcatcttaataacaccatcttaacaacatcatcttaataacaacatcatcttaataacatcatcgtaataacatcatcttaataacatcatcttaacaacatcatcttaataacatcatcttaataacatcatcttaataacatcatcttaataacatcatcttaataacatcatcgtaataacatcatcttaataacatcatcttaataacatcatcgtaataacatcatcttaataacatcatcttaacaacatcatcttaacaacatcatcttaataacatcatcttaataacatcatcttaataacatcatcgtaataacatcatcttaataacatcatcttaataacatcatcttaataacatcatcttaataacatcatcttaacaacatcatcttaataacatcatcttaataacatcatcttaataacatcatcttaacaacatcatcttaacaacatcatcttaataacatcatcttaacAACATCATCTTAACAACGTCATCTtaataaaacacacacatgggATCCTTCGAGGTGTTGTGCGTCACGGCCATATATCAAAGCAGCAGATATCTATCATaaagaaacacagacagataTCTATCCTaaagaaacacagacagataTCTATCCTaaagaaacacagacagataTCTATCCTaaagaaacacagacagataTCTATCGTAAAGAAACACAGACAGGTGGACACATTTctcttacagtacacacacacacacacacacacatacacacacacacacacacacacacacacacacacacacacacacacacacacacacacacacacacacacacaaatacacacacacacacaaacacacacacaaatacacacacacacacacacacacacacacacacacacacacacacacacacacacacacacacacacacacacacacacacacacacacacacacacacacacacacacacacacacacacacacacacacacacacacacacacacaaatacacacacacacacacacacaaatacacacacacacacacacacacacacacaatacacacacacacttgtgggtACACACTCTAAtgcacaaaaatataaatagcagTGATGTAGctacagtttgttgactgattCTGTATGTTCCTGTGCTAGTCCATCAAAACACTCATTAGAGTATCTGGATGGGGGGagaaaataaagtgcaaaaacaTCACATTAGGAAAGAGGCAAACTAGTGGAAGATCATCTTCAGTTGGTCATTTCAATATCTTTTCAATCCACTCTAGTTTAGTCTACTTCTCCCTCCTGGCCTGTTCTTCTACATAGTTTTCATTTAGACATGGGTCTGTGCTAAAACTCTAGCTACATCATTAAAGAGGCAGACAAGTTGAATATATACTGGCATATATACACATTGAGTGCAATACATTTACACTAGTTTCCTCCTTGTCTTGGTAGTTCTAATAATTTTTTGTTTCAATTGTTTGTAGTTCAAATTGTTTGTAGTTCAAATTGTTTGTAGTTTTAATTCTTTATAGTTCTAATTATATGTAGTTTTAAATATTTGTAGTTCTAATGCTCTGTGGTTTTAATTCTTTGTAGTTCTAATTCTTTGTAGTTCTAATTCTTTGTAGTTCTAATTCTCTGTAGTTTTAATTCTTTGTAGTTCTAATTCTCTGTAGTTTGAATTTTTTGCTGTCCAAATTCTTTGTAGTTTTCATTTAGGCACTGGTATGCTTAACTCAGAAGTCTCTTGCTGCAGAAGTCCAGCAGCTCCCAGgctcacaccacctcctcaaacATGTTCTGAAGGCTGCTCTTGCCATGGATGTCCTTGAGGTGGCGCCGGAGGCCTGGTTTGTGTGCGAAGTGGATGGTGCAGTAGTTGCACTTGTGTGGCTTGTCCCCTGTGTGGAGGTTAAGGTGGTCTTGCAGCGTGGCCTTCTGGGAAAAGGTCTTGTGGCAAAGCGGGCACTGGAAAAATAATAtagtaataaaataataatatatgaaaTTTAGCAGACAGTTACATCCAAAGCagattacaatacattacatacaaACCATATTAAAATACATCTTATACATCTCACAACCCTGGCATTGACAGCCCCACACTCTTACCAACTGAGTCACATAGGAGCTTGTCAAGATGCTCAAAGTGCTTTAGCACAGGAAAGGTGGAGGGATGTGTTCCACTCACCTGGAAAGGCTTGACCCCTGTGTGAACCCTGATGTGTCGGGTCAGGTTGCTTTTCTGgctgaagctcttcccacagagAAGACACGGGTAGAGCCTGTGCTCCTTTAGGTGTCCCCACATAGCTGTCCAGGTGGTGGAACCGTCGGTCACACTTCCTGCACAGGTAGGGTCTCTGGAGGAGCATCTCCTGTCCCCGTCCTGAAAACTCTGCCCCCGTCAGAACTCTAAAGGAGGACTCGGGAGACCCGCCCCCAACTCCCTGCATATGACGAGCAGCAAGCATGTATATGTCCTCTCCAGAGTCCCCGTCCACTTCCTGGTCCTGGGAGCTGTCAGCCAATCCTGAACTGCTGTGGGCAGGACTTCCTGCTGGGGGGGAAGGTCCTCTTCCTAAACTCTCTGCATGGCGTGGGCGGGCGCTGCTTGCGTCTGTGGGCGCCCGTCGGGTAAGGGTACGGGCTGTAAGGGTACGTGCTATTAGTGTGTACCATGGGGACACTGTCCAGAATGTCTTCTGAGGTCAGGCTGTGGTCCCTGTCCTCTGGGTCCTCCTGggtctccccctccatctctccctcgtcCAGACTTGCTGAGCTGGGTTGGGGTTTAACGCTGTctggtggtggtagaggagtTCCCTCGGTCTCTGGGCTCCTCTCCAGCTTCAGGTGGGCAAGGGTGGGGTCCAGGTACTGAGAGACGGCCTGGGCACACCTCTCCACCACGTGGCTCATCTGCAGTGCGCTCGCTGCTGTCAGATAGCTGACCAGCTCCCTCAGCGGGACCTCCAGGTGGCCTGTGTAACAGGACAGGAGCAGCCGATGGCCCACCTCCGCACTGGGCACCACAGTCACAAGCAGCTCCCGGCTCCCCTCGTGCAGCAGGAACTGGTCCCGGAGGAAGGCAGAGGAGGCCGCCAGGACCACCCGGTGACCCGGGAAGCGGAACGACCCTGATCCGAGGACGAGGGTGACATCACAGAAGCGTCGGTCCTCTCTCAGCAGGCTCATCTTTTGCAGGATGGAGTCATCGTGGACGGGGCTGGAGAAACGAAACTGGAGTGTGTCTGAGAATGATGATGACATGGTGgtgctcttttctctctctgtaattaCAATGTTATAACATCATCATTACATAGTTGTTACTGTTTATGAGGTACCCTTCTACTGACACAACGTATTTTGCGGGTAAATATATTTTTCAtcgtttttaaattttttatagaAGAGCTATTTTATTTATCTAAAAGTTACAGGCCAGTCAGTGACTGAAAATGTGGGGATCTTGTATCTTCATGACGAGTGCTACTGCATATCCGACAATTATCAACTGAACAATACGTTCGAAAACAATCTGGTCATGAATTACAGACAGTGTATTGTTGTAGTTGAATGATGCAGCAGAAGAGATTGCATATTTCAAACTCGCCTGATATGAGTATGAAGTAGAGTCCCTAGTCtactcttcttccttctcctgaATACAGTATGTAGTCTAGGTGGGTGACGAATTATATGGTGTCTATAATTGTGTAGGCTGACAGATGTCTGTAATCCTCTCCGCATCTCTGAAGAATCATCAAGCGAGCACCGCTCATTCACAAAAAAAGAGAGTCGCTTGCGTATCACTTCCTGTTTCCTGGGCGTTCCAAACGCACGCACTTCGTTTATTGTGCGCAGGAGCGCTTGGTAGTAGCACATGCTGAAATGCCTTGGTCCCCTCAGACGGGTGATGAGAACACTAACGTTAATATTATGTCATTCCTACGATATGTGTGATATGCGCTTGAGTTTCTAAAATTGTTACACCTTCCTGTGGCTCTCATTTAATCATGAAGATCATGAAGTAATTATTCCTCATCATGTGTGTCACTCCTGCAACCTAGTATTACGACACAGTTAGCCTACAAGCTATTGACGATAATTTACATAATTTACCTTTGTTTTTTATAATTTCATCGACCTACTGAATACATGGAGTGGAATATGATGAAATAACAAAAGTAGCAAAAGTAACGCTTGTATTCCTTATCTGCTGTCATGTCAAGGTTTCACCACTAGAGGGAAGTCCACACAAACAATAGAGCAGCCACTGAGGCAAGCCAATGATCAAGTGTCTGCTGTAAATGACGAACATCACCAGATGAGAGACACACTGAGTCCCTACAATATATCTGCttgatataaaaaatatatatatatatatttagatgattgtgtgtatatatgtatggggAGTGGGGTGGGGGCATCTCAGTCTATCTGGCAAGCATTAACTTAATACTTTTTCTTGCAGAATTTGCCTTAGGGCATTATATTTGTTGCTACAGTATATCCCCTGAAGCATTCTTGTCATTTCTTTCCAAATTAGGTTATTAATATTATTAAACTTCTATTTGGACAGGAAGCTATACTGAGACTAGGCTCTCTTTTTCAGATGAGCCCTGCataaatacatcaaacatataATACACCATACAATATACAAAATGACAAAACAAATGAAGAAAAACAGACACATTTATCAACAGAGAGGTCTCTGATCCTTTCTCTGAACTGACCAATGGGGGACCAGAACATGTCATTTCAAAGAGCTCTGTGAGTTGTTCCACATAAAGGCTAAATGTAGGCGAAGAGCTGCCAAGGAAATAACAGTTCATCGCAgtcttctatccccaagccataagactgctgaacaattcatcaaatggccacctgaactatttacattgacacccccagctgctactgtttattatctatgtgtaacagtataattttaaaccgtcccctcgcccatacccgaaccagggaccttctgcacacatcaacaacagtcacccacgaagcatcgttacccatcgctccacaaaagccgcggcccttgcagagcaaggggaaacactacttcaaggtctcagagcaagtgacgtaaccgattgaaacgctatttagcgcgcaccgctaactaagctagccgtttcacatccgttacatatgcACAGTCaatatacccctacctacatgtacaaatgaccttcactaccctctacccccgcacattgactcggtaccggtacccctgtatatagccttgttattgttcttttattttttaattcgattttttactttagtttatttcgtacatattttcattaaaactgcattgttggttaagggcttgtattcagcatttcacagtaaggtctacacctgttggttaagggct
Above is a window of Oncorhynchus gorbuscha isolate QuinsamMale2020 ecotype Even-year unplaced genomic scaffold, OgorEven_v1.0 Un_scaffold_1246, whole genome shotgun sequence DNA encoding:
- the LOC124016942 gene encoding LOW QUALITY PROTEIN: zinc finger and BTB domain-containing protein 26-like (The sequence of the model RefSeq protein was modified relative to this genomic sequence to represent the inferred CDS: deleted 1 base in 1 codon), whose amino-acid sequence is MSSSFSDTLQFRFSSPVHDDSILQKMSLLREDRRFCDVTLVLGSGSFRFPGHRVVLAASSAFLRDQFLLHEGSRELLVTVVPSAEVGHRLLLSCYTGHLEVPLRELVSYLTAASALQMSHVVERCAQAVSQYLDPTLAHLKLERSPETEGTPLPPPDSVKPQPSSASLDEGEMEGETQEDPEDRDHSLTSEDILDSVPMVHTNSTYPYSPYPYPTGAHRRKQRPPTPCREFRKRTFPPSRKVLTGAEFSGRGQEMLLQRPYLCRKCDRRFHHLDSYVGHLKEHRLYPCLLCGKSFSQKSNLTRHIRVHTGVKPFQCPLCHKTFSQKATLQDHLNLHTGDKPHKCNYCTIHFAHKPGLRRHLKDIHGKSSLQNMFEEVV